A genomic region of Roseofilum casamattae BLCC-M143 contains the following coding sequences:
- a CDS encoding beta strand repeat-containing protein has protein sequence MGSNNQLPSSIAQTLPEDPLLASSSVGAPTPASSSGNPLSSERPLNFIRNEGQVDDSVAFHVRDGDVGEVFFTPDEIVISTVDGVISSHFVGANPNSSIVGSEKNSGIVNYFIGNDPSKWRTEIATYQEVWIEEAYADIDVKYSGKQGALRRDFHVKPGANVDVIQIAYNGVESIEIREDGSLALITESGELTDKTPIAYQIIDGEQISVDVAYKLLDETTIGFEVGEYDQAHELVIDPILEYSSYLGGFVLESAPNGGGIVEIDTQPFIDTRTVIVPQEQVVVNPVTGETTIVTINTQVTESFQNGTFIASAEYLAEPVPSEDAGYAIAVDKFGASYITGETRSVTFPTRPEEDTTAPFARPLPDPSSGNDVRDTFITKINNDGTLVYSTYIGGVDKDRANDIAVDSAGNAYIVGETESPDLPVQVGRTTTPFQPFAGGSQDAFILKLNPTGTQIDYASYLGGTGFERGSGLAVDSNGAAYITGQTTSTGLGTAGVFQQNTDSTNGSDAFVAKVNATGTQLEYFTYVGGPGFEEGIGIDIDSTGNAYISGTTESAGLATAGAYQTNLVGGSDVFVSKINADATQQTYFSYLGGGGGDVAGGIAVDDSGAAYLTGITPSADFPTGQNLAAGTIRNFNAPAFQSNYQGGAFDGFVTKFSPDGTSLDYSTFFGGSGNEGVAFLPLTASSIGIDQAGQAYIIGTTTSTENTFPLRNAEQPNFAGGRTDAFLAKLNSTGSDILYSSFYGGDGADLTADGDDFGYGLAVDQFGAAYITGQTGSSNLNQNRNPANGFQSFQLDDPSPTLGTRDPQTGEVTGPYIVEVNPFPGARAAVDSLLVPNFDDGFVAKFAFEGVRVTPFGGSLDITEGGTTDFIALELTTPPTADVTIVLSPDNEATISPNIVTFTPQNFNQPQVVQISAVDDGTVEGAHQSTISFLTVSGDPNYNQLFIPNLTANVTDNDTRVFVNENQQPDGTNSLLVSENGDTNTYTVQLAQQPTTDVQVIATPNNQVTVGADANALATTPLTLTFSPTDPRNLWNIPQTVTVGAVDDQVQEGDHTGTIQLAVTSTDGQFNNTTAILVNDTPTTQEQNQRSTLNVAISDNDQPDIFVSAPTGDLITSEDGTSFNLSLRLGSIPTSDVTIPIVISDTSEAQSVPASLTFTAANATQLQTVAITGIPDNIIDGNQQFVVGIGAAQSADPNYSGRLPGVADNREFTVTNLDIDTFGVNVTPTSGLTVSEEGTTATFEVVLSSSQAPLSPVQIDFTSSVPTEGLISSDGQTFAETASVTFNSQNFNAPQTVTVRGVADGVVDGNQPFTILSTPTISTDQSFNNVPVENVAATNTDVDSIGINFNSVSGNTTVSEGGTGIQYSVSLQSRPSADVTISIQPDADALVTPQTLTFTSTNFNQVQTVNVTGFDDQIVEGTHSSTINFVVTSTDGDYNGAVISPVEVTVLDNDTARPTGTINPPPAPAPTPTPTPTPSFPGFPSFPSFPSFPGFSPTPAPTPAPAPAPTPAPAPSGGVATPGNDELNLAVSGLSNISALQGDDVVFGSPANDFINGNQGNDSLFGAAGNDFIYGGQNNDTLRGSTGNDNLNGDFGNDWLEGGTGTDRLSGGFGNDVFVLDRAGAVTSNFQADRISDFGNGFNLIGLTNGLTQANLQLLQVGSDTEIRFNNLVLGIVERTTPGQLNGRFTSASLPIPF, from the coding sequence ATGGGAAGTAACAATCAACTGCCATCAAGCATTGCGCAAACGCTACCGGAAGACCCGCTACTCGCGTCTAGCTCCGTCGGTGCCCCGACTCCTGCTAGCAGCAGCGGTAATCCTCTGAGCAGCGAGCGACCTTTGAACTTCATTCGCAACGAAGGACAAGTCGATGATTCCGTTGCTTTTCACGTCCGCGATGGAGACGTAGGAGAAGTTTTCTTCACCCCAGACGAAATTGTCATCAGCACCGTTGATGGTGTGATTAGCTCTCATTTTGTGGGCGCAAACCCTAACTCAAGCATTGTCGGAAGTGAAAAAAATTCCGGTATTGTCAATTACTTTATTGGTAACGACCCGTCTAAGTGGCGTACGGAAATTGCTACCTATCAAGAAGTTTGGATCGAAGAAGCTTATGCAGATATTGATGTTAAGTATTCAGGTAAACAGGGTGCATTAAGGCGGGATTTTCACGTTAAGCCAGGTGCCAATGTTGATGTCATTCAAATAGCCTACAACGGCGTTGAAAGCATTGAAATTCGCGAAGATGGTTCCCTAGCTTTAATTACTGAATCAGGAGAACTGACAGACAAAACTCCGATCGCCTATCAAATTATTGATGGCGAACAGATCTCTGTTGACGTTGCCTACAAACTCCTTGACGAAACAACGATCGGCTTTGAAGTTGGAGAATACGACCAAGCCCATGAATTAGTGATTGACCCGATTCTTGAATATTCGAGTTACTTGGGAGGCTTTGTTCTCGAAAGTGCGCCAAATGGTGGCGGAATTGTTGAGATTGATACTCAGCCGTTTATTGATACGCGAACGGTTATCGTTCCACAAGAGCAAGTTGTTGTTAATCCCGTGACTGGAGAAACAACAATTGTCACGATAAATACTCAGGTTACTGAATCATTCCAAAATGGGACGTTCATTGCCAGCGCCGAATATCTAGCGGAACCCGTCCCCTCAGAAGATGCGGGATATGCGATCGCCGTCGATAAATTCGGCGCATCTTATATTACTGGAGAAACGCGATCGGTCACCTTCCCCACGCGACCGGAAGAAGACACAACAGCACCGTTTGCCCGACCGTTGCCCGACCCCAGCAGCGGCAATGATGTCCGAGACACATTCATCACCAAAATAAACAACGACGGTACCCTAGTTTACTCCACCTACATTGGCGGAGTTGATAAAGACCGAGCCAACGACATCGCCGTAGATAGTGCCGGAAATGCCTACATTGTCGGCGAAACTGAATCTCCAGACCTCCCAGTGCAGGTGGGACGTACCACCACTCCATTCCAACCCTTTGCCGGCGGCTCTCAAGATGCCTTTATTCTGAAGCTCAATCCGACCGGAACCCAAATCGACTACGCCTCTTATCTGGGCGGAACTGGCTTCGAGCGCGGGTCTGGTTTGGCCGTCGATAGTAACGGCGCGGCCTACATTACCGGACAAACCACATCAACCGGACTGGGAACGGCTGGAGTCTTTCAACAAAATACCGACTCCACTAACGGTAGTGACGCATTTGTCGCTAAAGTTAATGCCACAGGAACCCAGTTGGAGTACTTCACCTACGTTGGCGGCCCCGGATTTGAAGAAGGCATCGGTATCGATATCGATAGTACGGGCAACGCTTATATCTCCGGAACCACCGAATCAGCAGGTCTAGCCACAGCCGGAGCCTATCAAACCAATCTAGTTGGCGGCAGCGATGTCTTTGTCTCCAAAATCAATGCCGATGCCACCCAACAAACCTACTTCTCCTACCTTGGCGGTGGCGGTGGCGATGTTGCTGGAGGAATTGCTGTTGATGATAGTGGCGCAGCATATCTGACCGGAATTACCCCTTCAGCCGACTTTCCCACAGGGCAAAATCTAGCTGCCGGGACGATTCGTAATTTTAATGCACCTGCCTTCCAAAGCAACTATCAAGGAGGTGCTTTTGATGGCTTTGTCACCAAATTTAGCCCTGATGGAACCTCCCTCGACTATTCAACCTTCTTTGGTGGCAGCGGTAATGAAGGCGTAGCATTCCTACCCCTGACAGCTTCCAGTATCGGCATCGACCAAGCCGGACAAGCCTACATCATCGGAACCACAACCTCCACCGAGAATACATTCCCCCTCCGCAATGCCGAACAGCCCAATTTTGCCGGCGGCCGGACAGATGCTTTCCTGGCGAAGTTAAACAGTACCGGAAGCGATATTCTCTACTCCTCATTTTATGGAGGCGATGGAGCCGACTTAACCGCTGATGGGGATGACTTCGGTTACGGTCTCGCTGTCGATCAATTTGGTGCTGCTTATATCACCGGTCAAACGGGTTCGAGTAACCTGAACCAAAATCGCAATCCGGCCAATGGATTCCAATCCTTCCAACTAGACGACCCCAGCCCAACTTTAGGGACGCGAGATCCGCAAACGGGTGAAGTTACCGGTCCTTATATCGTCGAAGTCAATCCATTCCCAGGTGCCAGAGCAGCAGTTGATAGTCTACTGGTTCCTAACTTCGATGATGGGTTTGTGGCCAAGTTTGCCTTTGAAGGCGTGAGAGTTACCCCATTTGGCGGCAGTCTAGATATTACCGAAGGTGGAACAACAGACTTTATTGCTCTAGAACTCACCACTCCGCCAACGGCAGATGTAACCATTGTTTTGTCTCCAGACAATGAAGCAACTATCTCGCCCAATATCGTTACCTTTACCCCACAAAACTTCAATCAACCGCAAGTCGTACAAATCAGTGCGGTTGATGATGGAACGGTTGAGGGAGCGCATCAAAGTACAATTAGTTTCCTCACAGTTAGCGGCGACCCCAATTACAATCAGCTCTTTATCCCGAACTTAACGGCTAACGTTACGGATAACGATACGCGAGTCTTCGTTAACGAAAATCAGCAACCGGATGGTACGAACAGTTTGTTAGTTTCCGAGAATGGAGATACAAACACCTACACGGTGCAGCTCGCCCAACAACCGACTACAGACGTTCAAGTTATTGCAACTCCAAACAATCAAGTCACTGTCGGTGCTGATGCAAATGCTCTGGCGACGACTCCTCTAACCCTAACCTTTAGTCCGACCGACCCTCGTAATTTGTGGAATATTCCGCAAACCGTAACCGTGGGTGCAGTTGACGACCAAGTGCAAGAAGGCGACCATACCGGAACCATTCAACTGGCAGTCACCAGTACCGACGGGCAGTTTAACAACACTACCGCGATTTTAGTTAACGATACTCCCACCACTCAAGAGCAAAATCAGCGGAGTACGCTGAATGTCGCGATTTCTGATAACGACCAACCGGATATCTTTGTTTCGGCTCCGACAGGAGACTTGATTACCAGTGAAGATGGGACGAGCTTTAATCTTTCGCTGAGATTGGGTAGCATTCCGACCAGTGACGTCACTATTCCCATTGTCATCAGCGATACTAGTGAAGCCCAATCGGTTCCTGCGAGTCTCACGTTTACTGCCGCTAATGCCACGCAACTGCAAACCGTTGCGATTACCGGTATTCCCGATAATATTATCGACGGCAATCAACAATTTGTCGTGGGAATTGGAGCGGCTCAAAGTGCCGATCCGAACTATAGCGGACGACTGCCAGGGGTTGCGGACAACCGCGAGTTTACCGTTACTAATTTGGATATCGATACGTTTGGGGTGAATGTTACTCCCACGAGCGGTCTGACAGTATCTGAGGAGGGAACAACGGCGACGTTTGAGGTGGTGCTCTCTAGCTCTCAAGCTCCCCTATCGCCAGTGCAGATAGACTTTACCAGTTCTGTACCGACGGAGGGCTTAATTTCCTCGGATGGGCAAACCTTTGCGGAAACGGCATCGGTGACGTTTAACTCGCAAAACTTTAATGCTCCGCAAACGGTAACGGTGCGCGGGGTAGCCGATGGTGTGGTTGATGGCAACCAACCGTTTACGATCTTGAGTACGCCAACCATTAGTACGGATCAGAGTTTTAATAATGTACCGGTGGAAAATGTGGCGGCGACCAATACTGATGTAGATAGTATTGGGATTAACTTCAATTCAGTTAGTGGTAATACCACGGTTAGCGAGGGCGGTACTGGCATTCAATACTCCGTATCTCTGCAAAGTCGTCCGAGTGCCGATGTAACAATTTCTATTCAGCCGGATGCAGATGCTCTGGTCACTCCACAAACTCTGACGTTTACCTCGACCAACTTTAATCAAGTACAGACGGTTAACGTTACTGGATTTGACGATCAGATTGTGGAAGGCACGCACTCTAGCACGATTAATTTTGTCGTGACGTCTACCGATGGCGACTATAATGGCGCGGTTATCAGTCCGGTTGAGGTGACCGTACTCGATAACGATACGGCTCGCCCAACGGGTACGATTAATCCGCCACCAGCACCGGCGCCAACACCAACTCCAACACCGACGCCAAGTTTCCCTGGATTCCCGAGCTTCCCCAGTTTCCCGAGCTTCCCTGGATTCTCGCCAACCCCAGCTCCGACTCCAGCACCAGCTCCGGCGCCAACTCCTGCACCGGCACCTTCGGGTGGCGTGGCAACTCCAGGTAATGATGAGCTTAATTTGGCAGTTTCTGGACTCAGTAATATCTCGGCACTGCAAGGTGATGATGTTGTCTTTGGGTCTCCGGCGAATGATTTCATTAACGGCAATCAGGGTAATGATTCGCTCTTTGGTGCGGCGGGTAATGACTTTATCTATGGCGGTCAAAATAACGATACGCTCCGTGGAAGTACTGGCAATGATAATCTCAATGGCGATTTCGGCAATGATTGGCTCGAAGGAGGCACGGGTACGGATCGACTTAGTGGTGGCTTTGGTAATGATGTATTCGTGCTCGATCGCGCTGGAGCGGTAACGAGTAATTTCCAAGCCGATCGCATTTCTGATTTTGGTAATGGGTTTAATTTAATTGGTTTAACTAATGGGTTAACTCAAGCCAATCTGCAATTACTGCAAGTTGGTTCTGATACGGAAATCCGGTTTAATAATCTGGTCTTGGGAATTGTTGAACGGACAACTCCCGGACAGTTAAACGGCCGCTTTACTTCAGCGTCTTTACCCATTCCTTTCTAG
- a CDS encoding ABC transporter permease, which yields MLLYAGKRIFQGLITLLLASALSFTIIQLAPGNYLDTLRQNPQIAPETLEQLSRQFGLDKPAYEQYFRWLWNILHGNFGESFVYQRTVASLLWERMGNTLILAIIALFANWAIALPLGILAALKQNAPLDKILRVLSYIGQGFPSFITALALLFFAQSVSPLLPVGGMTSINYADLTPLGKFLDIIWHGLLPVFALSITGFAGLQRLTRGQLLDVLRQDYIRTARAKGLPEHRVIYIHALRNAINPLITLLGFEFASLLSGSFITEFFFNWPGLGRLILSAVQSQDLYLIMASLMMGAVMLIVGNLIADILLKVADPRIKLEDLK from the coding sequence ATGCTGCTCTATGCTGGCAAGCGCATCTTCCAAGGATTAATTACGCTGCTTTTGGCATCCGCCTTAAGTTTTACCATTATTCAATTGGCGCCGGGAAATTATCTCGATACTCTACGGCAAAATCCGCAAATTGCTCCGGAAACCTTGGAACAACTCTCGCGCCAATTTGGATTAGATAAGCCCGCTTACGAGCAATATTTCCGCTGGTTGTGGAATATTCTCCACGGCAATTTTGGCGAAAGTTTTGTCTATCAAAGAACCGTCGCTTCCCTGCTTTGGGAGCGCATGGGCAACACCCTGATTTTAGCCATTATTGCTTTATTTGCGAATTGGGCGATCGCCCTTCCTCTGGGAATTCTTGCCGCTCTTAAACAGAATGCACCTCTCGATAAAATCTTGCGCGTTCTCAGCTATATCGGTCAAGGATTTCCCAGCTTTATTACCGCCCTTGCCTTACTCTTTTTTGCCCAAAGCGTGTCTCCTCTGCTGCCCGTTGGTGGCATGACCAGTATTAACTATGCCGATCTGACTCCTTTGGGCAAATTCTTAGATATTATTTGGCACGGACTCTTACCCGTATTTGCCTTAAGTATTACTGGCTTTGCCGGGCTGCAACGGCTGACGCGAGGGCAGTTACTAGACGTTCTCCGGCAAGATTATATTCGGACGGCTCGCGCAAAAGGACTTCCCGAACATCGCGTGATTTATATTCATGCACTGCGCAATGCAATTAATCCTCTCATCACCTTACTCGGATTTGAATTTGCCAGTTTGCTCAGCGGCTCGTTTATTACCGAGTTTTTCTTTAACTGGCCCGGACTCGGACGATTAATTCTCAGCGCCGTACAATCCCAAGATCTATACTTGATTATGGCGAGCTTAATGATGGGAGCGGTGATGTTAATTGTCGGTAATTTAATTGCCGATATCCTGCTCAAAGTTGCCGATCCGCGCATCAAATTAGAAGACTTAAAATAA
- a CDS encoding DUF4335 domain-containing protein — translation MSIERQYSLPNCRLTLFGWSEAEDSVMSVLSNVECHIAGEKLTGGRDFFEGLVWTVSYYAQEILSGVHCPEESIPGPKSVHLEKSGDCTHRLSLKPGGEEMAANPTEVKLTDVQLFDLVEAIDQIFADNQTLPDLSWQLTPTSKRYVKSAIPIAQQAAPATLGIAGVAFAAAFFFILPIPTVERPAEIEEVRQEEELSSEGSATESSQPGEGDRRDPPLTNRSSSLSASEVTSESANSSRRERKEALDSAPSINDPTDITRLNRRLHEDIDRAWDKRDELARDLTYRVAVGQDGAILGYKPGDENTGTNDDRRTPLSDLIYIPTSEGGVSAEAIAEFKVVFREAGIVEVSPWNGFPPESQSLGPEITDPFLLENLNQELYSRISESQTSDTEYQTELNYRVAVQQDGEIIDYEALNQAAFDYLDLTPLPNLLELESSDSADGQTLSNRPLAQFKVVFTPDGVLQVSPWRGIDF, via the coding sequence ATGAGTATCGAACGTCAATATAGTCTACCCAATTGCCGATTAACCTTATTTGGCTGGAGCGAAGCTGAAGATTCGGTGATGTCGGTTCTATCTAATGTGGAATGCCATATTGCCGGAGAAAAACTAACGGGGGGACGAGACTTTTTTGAAGGATTAGTGTGGACGGTTAGTTATTATGCCCAAGAGATATTAAGCGGGGTACATTGTCCGGAAGAGAGCATTCCCGGACCGAAATCGGTACATTTAGAAAAATCGGGAGATTGTACTCATCGTCTTTCCCTCAAACCCGGTGGGGAAGAAATGGCTGCCAACCCAACAGAAGTAAAGCTGACTGACGTACAGCTCTTCGATTTGGTTGAGGCGATCGATCAAATTTTTGCCGATAATCAAACTCTACCCGATCTGTCCTGGCAGTTAACTCCAACGTCCAAACGCTATGTGAAATCGGCCATTCCTATCGCTCAACAAGCGGCACCGGCGACTCTGGGCATTGCGGGCGTTGCCTTTGCTGCTGCATTTTTCTTTATACTGCCCATCCCCACGGTCGAACGGCCGGCGGAAATTGAAGAAGTACGCCAGGAAGAGGAATTAAGCTCGGAAGGATCGGCAACTGAATCTTCTCAACCAGGAGAAGGCGATCGCCGCGATCCTCCCTTAACAAATCGAAGCAGTTCTCTGAGTGCCTCGGAAGTGACTTCAGAGAGCGCGAATAGTTCTCGAAGGGAACGGAAAGAAGCTCTAGATAGCGCTCCATCGATTAACGATCCAACTGATATTACTCGGCTTAATCGCAGGCTGCATGAAGATATCGATCGCGCCTGGGACAAGCGCGATGAGTTAGCTCGAGATTTGACCTATCGAGTCGCTGTGGGGCAAGATGGAGCGATTTTGGGATATAAACCCGGTGACGAGAATACGGGGACGAACGACGATCGCCGAACGCCTCTATCGGACTTAATCTATATCCCGACCTCGGAAGGGGGAGTATCTGCGGAGGCGATCGCCGAATTTAAGGTCGTTTTCCGAGAGGCGGGAATTGTTGAAGTTAGTCCCTGGAACGGATTTCCTCCCGAATCTCAAAGTTTGGGGCCGGAAATTACCGATCCGTTTTTGTTAGAAAATTTAAACCAAGAACTCTACAGTCGCATCAGTGAATCTCAAACTTCCGATACGGAATATCAGACCGAACTTAATTACCGAGTTGCCGTACAACAGGACGGAGAAATTATTGATTATGAAGCACTGAATCAAGCGGCGTTTGATTATCTCGATCTCACTCCTTTACCCAATTTATTAGAGTTGGAAAGTAGCGATTCTGCCGATGGCCAAACTCTGTCTAATCGTCCTCTAGCTCAGTTTAAGGTTGTCTTTACTCCCGATGGGGTCTTGCAAGTGAGTCCTTGGCGAGGGATTGATTTTTAA
- a CDS encoding DUF3038 domain-containing protein has translation MPTNSPPINSTPIILETLVDPPLNSLECPRRTRWHLDLILLALEALDLGGSEAMLVACRDLNLQDIIPNRVVLWRLRSTNPFRRAHTRRSLSLEEAKALVAIASTLARKRTVLIRELLIAYDTLQQKHFSVEHHVRLSEYLDRFRAHFRSRMNLKRSGMVQYQDDDRLNELGLSLLTQLLFCTGTKGMQRFWSGLFDGEVA, from the coding sequence ATGCCAACTAATAGTCCACCGATTAACTCGACTCCCATCATTCTAGAGACTCTGGTCGATCCTCCCCTAAATTCCCTAGAATGCCCTCGCCGTACTCGATGGCATCTGGATCTCATCTTACTCGCTCTTGAAGCCCTAGATTTGGGGGGATCGGAAGCCATGTTAGTCGCTTGCCGAGATCTGAACCTGCAAGATATCATTCCCAACCGAGTGGTCTTATGGCGGTTGCGCAGCACCAACCCTTTCCGCCGGGCCCATACCCGCCGTTCCTTGAGTCTGGAAGAAGCCAAAGCTCTAGTGGCGATCGCCTCTACCCTAGCGCGCAAACGTACGGTCTTAATTCGAGAACTCCTAATTGCCTACGATACCCTCCAACAAAAACATTTCTCCGTCGAACACCACGTGCGCCTCTCGGAATACTTAGACCGGTTCCGGGCCCATTTTCGCAGTCGCATGAATCTCAAACGTTCCGGGATGGTGCAATATCAAGATGACGATCGCTTGAACGAACTGGGATTATCTCTACTGACTCAGCTACTATTTTGTACGGGGACGAAAGGAATGCAACGGTTTTGGAGCGGTTTATTTGATGGAGAAGTGGCATGA
- the ribE gene encoding riboflavin synthase gives MFTGLIQALGTIVPQNDYQVEITCSLPERELILADLAIGDSVAVDGVCLTADRLHSQGFIAAVSPETLRRTTLNYRATSQTPVNLETSLRVGSKLGGHFVTGHVDGTGTVSAIARRAIAWEISFTVSAAAISRYIVPKGSIAINGISLTIAECDRQGTQFKVAIIPQTFECTNLKYLQVGSLVNLEGDILGKYVERFLRSSPSQSEQPITADFLSDHGYI, from the coding sequence GTGTTTACTGGATTAATTCAAGCCCTAGGGACCATTGTGCCTCAAAATGATTACCAAGTCGAAATTACCTGTTCTTTGCCAGAGAGGGAGCTAATTTTGGCGGATTTAGCCATTGGTGATAGTGTAGCGGTCGATGGAGTTTGTTTGACGGCAGATCGGTTGCACTCCCAAGGCTTTATTGCCGCTGTTTCCCCAGAAACGCTCCGTCGAACTACCTTAAACTACAGAGCGACCTCGCAAACTCCGGTTAATTTAGAAACGTCCTTGCGAGTGGGTAGCAAGCTGGGCGGGCATTTTGTCACCGGCCACGTGGATGGAACGGGAACGGTAAGCGCGATCGCGCGAAGGGCGATCGCCTGGGAAATCTCGTTTACTGTCAGCGCCGCAGCCATTTCGCGCTACATTGTTCCGAAAGGAAGTATTGCCATCAATGGCATTAGCCTAACCATTGCCGAATGCGATCGGCAAGGAACCCAATTCAAAGTAGCGATTATTCCGCAAACCTTTGAATGCACGAATCTGAAATACTTACAAGTTGGCAGTCTGGTTAATCTGGAAGGAGATATTCTCGGCAAATATGTAGAGCGATTTTTGCGATCCTCTCCCAGCCAGAGCGAGCAGCCCATTACTGCGGATTTCCTCAGCGACCACGGCTATATTTAA
- a CDS encoding bifunctional nuclease family protein: MIEMRVAGIALDAGTRSPIVLLKDTTDRRALPIYIGQDQARAIINALERQKPPRPLTHDLMVNVLDTWEMALEKVVIHALQDNTFYALLSLRQGEHLREIDARPSDAIAMALRTGASIWVLEEVIADASIPVDQEADEAEREAFRDFLSGLRPEDFTRQGKGRSVNGE, translated from the coding sequence ATGATTGAGATGAGAGTTGCTGGAATTGCGTTAGACGCTGGTACGCGCAGCCCAATTGTACTATTGAAGGATACAACTGACCGCAGAGCATTGCCGATCTATATCGGCCAAGATCAAGCCAGAGCGATTATTAATGCCTTAGAACGACAAAAGCCGCCGCGCCCCCTCACCCACGATCTGATGGTGAACGTGCTCGATACTTGGGAAATGGCGCTGGAAAAAGTCGTGATTCATGCCCTGCAAGATAATACGTTTTATGCTCTGCTCAGTTTGCGTCAGGGAGAACACCTGCGCGAAATAGATGCTCGTCCGTCAGATGCGATCGCCATGGCCTTGCGCACTGGAGCTTCTATTTGGGTTCTCGAAGAAGTGATTGCCGATGCCTCGATTCCCGTCGATCAAGAGGCAGATGAAGCCGAGCGCGAGGCTTTTCGCGATTTCCTCTCTGGATTGCGACCGGAAGATTTTACCCGACAAGGGAAAGGACGCTCGGTCAATGGAGAGTAA
- a CDS encoding adenine phosphoribosyltransferase has product MDIQEIKSLIRDIPDFPKPGILFRDITTLLCDPQGLRSTIDLLAGTCAPLNPDYIVGIESRGFIFGTPVAHQLGCGFVPVRKPKKLPAPVHRVSYDLEYGQDQLEIHQDAISSGDRIVIVDDLMATGGTAKAAAELIEKAEGQLVGCVFVIELEALGGRQNLPEVPIASLIQY; this is encoded by the coding sequence ATGGACATTCAAGAGATTAAGTCTCTCATTCGCGATATTCCTGATTTTCCGAAACCCGGAATTTTGTTTCGTGACATTACGACGTTGTTGTGCGATCCCCAAGGCTTGCGATCGACCATCGATCTCTTGGCTGGGACTTGTGCTCCGCTGAACCCGGATTATATTGTCGGTATTGAATCGCGAGGATTTATTTTTGGGACTCCCGTGGCTCATCAGCTCGGATGCGGTTTTGTTCCCGTCCGCAAACCGAAAAAATTGCCAGCTCCGGTGCATCGAGTCAGCTACGATCTCGAATACGGTCAAGACCAGCTCGAAATTCATCAAGATGCGATTAGCTCTGGCGATCGCATTGTCATTGTTGACGACCTTATGGCTACTGGAGGAACGGCGAAGGCAGCAGCCGAGCTAATCGAAAAAGCGGAAGGCCAGCTCGTTGGATGTGTTTTTGTTATTGAATTAGAAGCCCTAGGCGGTCGCCAGAATCTCCCGGAGGTTCCCATCGCTAGCTTAATTCAATATTAA
- a CDS encoding aldo/keto reductase — MQYRRFGQTNLNLSVFSLGTMRSLSSEDAFHQTVLHALELGINHLETARGYGRSESYLGRSLSQLDREQLYITTKLPPTADPEMMAGWIEESLTRLQVKTIDCVAIHGINTWEQLESVVEGGLGAVRDAIAAGKVGHVGFSTHGSTPLIEAAIQTNLFEFVNLHYYWSLQRHANALELARERDMGIFIISPADKGGQLYNPPERLQQLCAPFNPLELTYRFLLSDRRITTLSIGPARPEELDCMKPICDRDETLTSEEEAVLFHLNAYMSALLGATQCHQCDRCLPCPQDINIPEVLRLRNLALAYDMVDYGKYRYAMFEQAGHWFPGNKASRCNECGDCLPRCPVQLEIPQLLSETHELLKGKSRRRLWDD; from the coding sequence GTGCAGTATCGACGTTTTGGGCAAACCAACCTCAATTTATCGGTGTTTTCATTGGGGACGATGCGATCGCTCAGTTCTGAGGATGCGTTCCATCAAACTGTCCTGCACGCCCTGGAGTTGGGGATAAATCATCTGGAAACCGCGAGAGGATACGGCCGCAGCGAGAGTTATTTGGGTCGCTCTCTCTCTCAACTCGATCGCGAGCAACTCTATATCACAACCAAACTGCCTCCCACAGCCGATCCCGAAATGATGGCCGGGTGGATTGAGGAGTCACTGACACGCTTACAAGTTAAGACCATTGATTGTGTTGCCATTCACGGGATTAATACTTGGGAACAGTTGGAGTCGGTAGTTGAAGGGGGACTCGGAGCCGTTCGAGATGCGATCGCAGCCGGGAAAGTCGGCCATGTCGGGTTTTCGACCCATGGATCGACCCCGTTAATTGAAGCTGCCATTCAAACGAATTTATTTGAGTTTGTTAATCTACATTACTATTGGTCTCTACAACGCCACGCTAATGCCCTAGAACTGGCTCGCGAGAGAGATATGGGCATTTTTATTATTTCTCCAGCCGACAAGGGAGGACAGCTCTATAATCCCCCGGAACGGTTGCAACAGTTATGCGCTCCCTTTAATCCTCTAGAATTGACCTATCGGTTCTTATTAAGCGATCGCCGCATTACCACCTTAAGTATCGGCCCCGCTCGCCCGGAAGAGTTGGACTGTATGAAGCCGATCTGCGATCGCGACGAAACCCTAACCTCCGAAGAAGAAGCCGTTCTCTTTCACCTCAATGCTTATATGAGCGCCCTTTTAGGAGCCACCCAATGCCATCAATGCGATCGCTGTTTGCCTTGTCCGCAAGACATTAATATTCCCGAAGTCTTGCGCTTGCGGAATCTCGCCCTCGCCTATGACATGGTTGATTACGGTAAATACCGCTATGCCATGTTCGAGCAAGCCGGTCACTGGTTTCCGGGAAATAAAGCGTCTCGCTGCAACGAGTGCGGCGACTGTTTGCCTCGCTGCCCCGTCCAGCTCGAGATTCCCCAACTGTTAAGCGAAACTCACGAGTTGCTCAAAGGGAAATCCAGACGGCGGTTATGGGACGATTAA